The window CGGTATTTGCATTGTAGAAGGAAGCATAGAAGCCTGCGGTGAACGTGTGGGCCAGGGCAATATTTTGGTGTCCAAAGTGGAAGATACTTGCAATATCAAACTATATCCGAACACGCACCTGTTACTTTTTGGGGGTGAACCTTTTCCAGAGGAACGCCACATCTATTGGAACTTTGTTTCTTCCAGTAAGGAAAAATTGGAGCAGGCCAAACAGGCATGGGCCAATAAAACCTTTCCGATGATGGAAAACGATGACACCTACGTCCCTTTGCCCAATTAGTGCCATTGCCACAACCTCTAGACCAAAACCATCCAATGCCAAACCATTCTTTATTTTATCAACTTGTAAGCTTGATTCTTGTTTTATTGCTGGGGTCCTGCAAAAAGGAGAGACCTATAAGTCAAGAAGAGCAGCTATACCAAACCTACTGTGCCAGCTGCCATCTGCCGCCCAAAATAGATGCATTGCCCAAGCACATGTGGAAAAACTCGGTGTTGCCCGCCATGATGGAGCTCATGGACGTGGAGGGCATGTACCAAGACCCGGAATGGGAGCCAACGGGTTTTCGGCCTCAAATAAGCTTGGGCGACTGGGCCAAACTACAGCGTTATATCTTGGCGAACGCCCCTGAACAATTGGAAAGCATACCAATGCCCAAGGCCGATACGCTAATGCAATTTGCTTCCCAACCTTTTATGGTAGATTCCCTAAATGGGGGGATGGTAACCTATCTAGAGTTTAAAAATGAACCAAATCAAGTGTATTTTGGGGATTTGGAGGGTAGGTTGGGTTATTTTGATTTTACCACCAAAAAAGTGACCCAAATGTTTCAAGGAGCAAGTCCTGTAACATGGTTTAACGAAAAGGATTCTATCCAATTTATCAATGAAGTTGGTATCATTCATCCGTCCGAACAGAAAAAAGGTATATTGTTTCGGAAGATCCCTTCGGACACCACAACGATAACCAAGGACCTGCATCGACCCGTACACGCCTTGATGGAAGATTTAAATGGAGATGGACATCAAGAATTGGTCGTGAGCGAATTTGGAAACAAAACCGGTAAACTGTCCCTATTCAAGCTGAATAAGAGTGGAGCATACGAAAAAGAGGTGCTGCTGAATTTACCAGGAGCTATCAAAACCGTGGCAAAGGATATGGATAATGATGGGAAATTGGATATTGTTGCCTTAATGACCCAAAGCAGGGAAAGCATCACTGTTTTTTATCAGACCGCAGATTTGGTTTTTGAACCGAGAAATATTTTGGAATTTAGTCCCATTTATGGAACCAGTTGGTTTGAGTTGGTGGATTACAACGGAGATGGCTTGGACGATATTATCACCGTACATGGCGACAACGCCGATATTTCCTATGTGCACAAACCATATCATGGAATGCGCATCTTTCTGAATAAGGGTGGCAATGTATATGAAGAAGCCTATTTTTACCCACTTTATGGTGCCACAAGAGTACTCTCCCGTGATTTTGACCAGGATGGGGACATCGATTTTGCCGTAATCAGCACCTTTCCGGATTATTCGACCTTTCCCGAGCGAAGTTTTGTCTACCTGGAAAACAACAATAGCGCTGACTTCGATTTTACCACCAACATTTTGGAAGACCCTTCCTTGGCCCGATGGTTTTTGATGGATGCTTCGGATGTGGATAATGATGGTGACGAAGATATTGTGCTAAGTTCCTTAACTTTTGGATTTACACCTGTTCCCGAAATATTGACCGAAAGATGGAATACCAATAATGTGGACCTTCTTTTATTGGAAAACCTATTGCATTGAAAAAATTGGCTTTCATAGTATGCGCTGTCGTTTTGGGTTGTTCTACGAAAGAACAACCCAAAGAGCCATCATCCAAATACAAATGGTTTGGCCATGAGGTTACGGCATCGGCCTACAATTCGGTATTTTGGCAAACGGACAGCATAAGCCCTGCAGTCGCAGCTTGGGGAGACACCTTGAAACCGGAGATGAAAAGTATCGCGGTGTCCCGAGATCTTATCAAAATGGGACTGACGCACAATACCATGGTAAAAATTGATACCTTTCCCGATACATTTTATGTTAAGGACAAAATGCACTGGCGTTGGAGGAATAGAATCGATATCTACATGGGTAAGGATGTAAAAAAAGCAAGGGAGTGGGGTAAGAAGAAATTGATTATTTGCTATGCTGTTCCTTTGGACACTGTTTTAAACACCAACAATGAAAAAAACTAGTTTACTTTTAGTTCTGGCAGCACTTTTTGTGGCCTGTTCCGTTCAGCGGGAAATTGTGGACATCCCCATTATTTTTGATGAACAACGGATGGAACTGACCAAGGAATATTTGCTCAATCGGTACAATCTGGACCAAGAAACCCCAGAAATTACTCCGAAAATGGTGGTGTTGCACTGGACAGCCATTCCTTCCCTGAA is drawn from Flagellimonas sp. MMG031 and contains these coding sequences:
- a CDS encoding VCBS repeat-containing protein; the encoded protein is MPNHSLFYQLVSLILVLLLGSCKKERPISQEEQLYQTYCASCHLPPKIDALPKHMWKNSVLPAMMELMDVEGMYQDPEWEPTGFRPQISLGDWAKLQRYILANAPEQLESIPMPKADTLMQFASQPFMVDSLNGGMVTYLEFKNEPNQVYFGDLEGRLGYFDFTTKKVTQMFQGASPVTWFNEKDSIQFINEVGIIHPSEQKKGILFRKIPSDTTTITKDLHRPVHALMEDLNGDGHQELVVSEFGNKTGKLSLFKLNKSGAYEKEVLLNLPGAIKTVAKDMDNDGKLDIVALMTQSRESITVFYQTADLVFEPRNILEFSPIYGTSWFELVDYNGDGLDDIITVHGDNADISYVHKPYHGMRIFLNKGGNVYEEAYFYPLYGATRVLSRDFDQDGDIDFAVISTFPDYSTFPERSFVYLENNNSADFDFTTNILEDPSLARWFLMDASDVDNDGDEDIVLSSLTFGFTPVPEILTERWNTNNVDLLLLENLLH